From the Ferrigenium kumadai genome, one window contains:
- the surE gene encoding 5'/3'-nucleotidase SurE, protein MRILISNDDGYFAPGLACLAEHLSYVADVVVVAPERDRSGASNSLTLDRPLKLRKAPNGFHYVNGTPTDCVHLAVTGMLDQQPDMVVSGINAGANMGDDTIYSGTVAAATEGFLLGIPSIAVSLVGKEFFNYETAARVATGLVQRFAEQKHSHPWLLNVNVPDVPYEQLQGVEVTRLGKRHKAEPVVKASTPHGETVYWVGAAGKAQDAGEGTDFHAVGHQRVSVTPLQIDLTQYGQLDAVRGWMGQR, encoded by the coding sequence ATGCGCATACTGATCAGCAACGACGACGGTTATTTCGCCCCCGGCTTGGCTTGCCTTGCCGAACATCTTTCTTATGTCGCCGATGTGGTCGTAGTCGCGCCGGAACGCGACCGCAGCGGCGCGAGTAATTCCCTGACGCTGGACCGTCCGCTCAAGTTGCGAAAAGCGCCCAACGGTTTCCATTACGTCAATGGCACGCCGACCGATTGCGTGCACCTTGCTGTCACCGGCATGCTGGACCAGCAACCGGACATGGTGGTGTCGGGCATCAATGCGGGCGCCAATATGGGAGACGACACCATTTACTCCGGCACGGTGGCGGCGGCGACCGAGGGCTTCCTGCTGGGCATCCCGTCCATTGCGGTATCACTGGTGGGTAAGGAATTCTTCAACTACGAGACAGCGGCCAGGGTTGCGACCGGGCTGGTGCAGCGATTCGCCGAACAGAAACATAGCCATCCATGGCTGCTGAACGTGAATGTGCCGGACGTGCCCTATGAGCAATTACAGGGTGTCGAGGTGACGCGCCTCGGCAAGCGCCACAAGGCCGAGCCGGTGGTGAAGGCCAGCACCCCTCATGGCGAGACCGTGTACTGGGTGGGTGCTGCCGGCAAGGCTCAGGACGCAGGCGAGGGCACCGACTTCCATGCAGTGGGACATCAACGCGTGTCGGTCACTCCGCTGCAGATCGATCTCACGCAATACGGGCAGCTCGATGCGGTGCGCGGCTGGATGGGACAGCGATGA
- a CDS encoding protein-L-isoaspartate(D-aspartate) O-methyltransferase gives MSTRLNGIGMTSQRTRARMIERLREQGVKDEAVLAAMFEVPRHLFVDEALASRAYDDVSLPINFNQTISQPYIVARMTEILRNGKPLNRVLEIGTGCGYQAAVLAQVAKDVYTVERIQPLYERARRQLRDLKMRNVSVRYADGTAGLPELAPFDGIIMACAAPTLSAVLREQLAVGGRMVLPVGMQEQWLYLVERDERGFRETRLEPVKFVPLLMGKA, from the coding sequence ATGAGTACCCGGCTCAACGGCATCGGCATGACCTCACAGCGCACGCGCGCGCGCATGATCGAGCGGCTGCGCGAGCAGGGGGTCAAGGACGAGGCGGTGCTGGCCGCGATGTTCGAAGTACCGCGCCACCTGTTCGTCGACGAGGCGCTGGCCAGCCGCGCCTACGACGACGTGTCGCTGCCGATCAATTTCAACCAGACCATCTCCCAGCCCTACATCGTGGCGCGCATGACCGAGATCCTGCGCAACGGCAAGCCGCTCAACCGCGTCCTGGAGATCGGGACGGGCTGCGGCTATCAGGCCGCCGTGCTGGCGCAGGTGGCGAAGGATGTTTATACCGTCGAGCGCATCCAGCCCTTGTATGAACGCGCACGGAGGCAGTTGCGCGACCTCAAGATGCGCAACGTCAGCGTGCGCTATGCCGATGGCACGGCGGGCCTGCCTGAACTTGCACCGTTCGACGGCATCATCATGGCGTGCGCAGCACCCACGCTGTCCGCCGTGCTGCGGGAGCAGCTGGCGGTCGGTGGTAGAATGGTGCTGCCGGTCGGGATGCAGGAGCAATGGCTGTACCTGGTCGAGCGCGATGAGCGCGGCTTCCGCGAAACCCGGCTGGAACCGGTGAAATTCGTGCCATTGTTGATGGGGAAAGCATGA
- a CDS encoding peptidoglycan DD-metalloendopeptidase family protein, with the protein MNRVNRFFALMAAAAVLAGCASSKQHAPVIEHGGAAAKSAVAAEAARKKASREKDWRPQVHIVEKGDTLYSIAFNYGLDYHELAELNGIQDPNVIQIGQQIRLFASAAAARPAAVESKPLVKDQPKVVKYAYNEAAAAQIDQVQQPGKTAAATPAKPSDVQPKPQPKSESKPADDSADADEALEWSMPAKGKVVGEFSESANRKGIDIAGKLGQPVFASAPGKVVYSGSGLRGYGKLVIIKHNNTYLSAYAHNDQVLVKEGQSVTRGQKIAEMGNTDADQVKLHFEVRRLGKPVDPAKYLPLGKS; encoded by the coding sequence ATGAACAGAGTGAATCGGTTTTTCGCCTTGATGGCCGCAGCGGCCGTGTTGGCGGGGTGCGCATCGAGCAAGCAGCATGCGCCGGTCATTGAGCACGGAGGGGCCGCTGCGAAAAGCGCAGTTGCCGCCGAAGCGGCGCGCAAAAAAGCATCGCGCGAGAAGGACTGGCGGCCACAGGTACACATCGTGGAAAAGGGCGATACGCTGTACAGCATCGCTTTCAATTACGGTCTTGACTATCATGAACTGGCCGAGTTGAACGGCATCCAGGACCCCAACGTCATCCAGATCGGCCAGCAGATACGCCTGTTCGCCAGCGCTGCGGCTGCACGTCCCGCCGCAGTGGAGAGCAAGCCGTTGGTGAAAGACCAGCCCAAGGTGGTGAAGTACGCCTATAACGAGGCAGCAGCGGCGCAGATCGACCAGGTGCAACAGCCCGGTAAAACTGCCGCGGCAACGCCGGCCAAACCGTCAGACGTTCAGCCCAAGCCCCAACCAAAATCCGAATCCAAGCCAGCAGACGACAGCGCGGATGCCGACGAAGCGTTGGAATGGAGTATGCCAGCCAAGGGCAAGGTGGTCGGCGAATTCTCTGAATCCGCCAACCGCAAGGGTATCGACATCGCGGGCAAGCTCGGCCAGCCGGTCTTCGCCAGCGCGCCGGGCAAGGTGGTATATAGCGGCAGTGGCTTGCGCGGCTATGGCAAGCTCGTCATCATCAAGCATAACAACACCTACCTCAGCGCCTATGCGCACAACGACCAGGTGCTGGTGAAGGAAGGGCAGAGCGTCACGCGCGGCCAGAAGATCGCCGAAATGGGCAATACCGATGCCGACCAGGTCAAACTGCACTTCGAGGTGCGGCGTTTGGGCAAGCCGGTCGATCCGGCGAAATACCTGCCGCTCGGCAAGTCTTGA
- a CDS encoding radical SAM protein encodes MSAKKALSTSNHDRGSADLTYVYPVVSRRAGGVSVGINLNPNNACNWRCIYCQVPDLTRGSAPPVDLPLLEKELRGFLHELLHGDFMLTRVPEGARRINDIALSGNGEPTSAPEFAQVIELIARMRGEAALPETVKTVLITNGSLLYRSEVQQGLRELAKLNGEVWFKLDRASEAGMQRINDTRTSMAKVHDNLIAAIALCPTWLQTCWFALDGEAPSRQDEEDYLGFIGGLLREGHKPQGVLLYGLARPSLQAEAPRLSALPVEKLQAFAECIRASGLEVKISA; translated from the coding sequence TTGAGCGCAAAAAAAGCACTCAGCACTTCCAATCACGACCGCGGTAGCGCGGATCTGACCTACGTCTACCCGGTGGTGTCGCGCCGGGCTGGCGGCGTCTCGGTCGGCATCAACCTCAATCCGAACAATGCCTGCAACTGGCGCTGTATCTACTGCCAGGTTCCCGACCTGACGCGCGGCAGCGCACCGCCTGTCGACCTGCCCTTGCTGGAGAAAGAGTTGCGCGGTTTTCTGCATGAACTGCTGCATGGCGATTTCATGCTGACCCGCGTTCCGGAAGGCGCGCGGCGCATCAACGACATCGCGCTGTCCGGCAACGGCGAACCGACCAGCGCGCCCGAATTCGCGCAAGTCATCGAACTCATCGCCCGCATGCGCGGCGAGGCAGCGCTGCCGGAAACGGTGAAGACCGTGCTCATCACCAACGGCAGCCTGTTGTACCGCAGCGAGGTGCAACAGGGGCTGCGTGAACTGGCGAAGCTGAACGGCGAGGTGTGGTTCAAACTGGATCGCGCCAGTGAGGCGGGGATGCAGCGCATCAACGACACCCGCACCAGCATGGCCAAAGTGCATGACAACCTGATTGCCGCCATCGCGCTATGTCCTACCTGGCTGCAAACCTGCTGGTTCGCGCTGGATGGTGAAGCGCCGTCGCGGCAGGACGAGGAGGATTATCTGGGATTCATCGGCGGATTGTTGCGAGAGGGACACAAGCCACAAGGCGTGCTGCTCTACGGCTTGGCTCGCCCATCACTGCAAGCCGAGGCACCGCGCCTGTCGGCTTTGCCGGTTGAAAAGCTGCAGGCCTTTGCAGAATGCATCCGTGCGTCAGGTCTGGAAGTAAAAATCTCCGCCTAA
- a CDS encoding EAL domain-containing protein produces the protein MRGRELFRAVQWYIVAAAVTATAAALVFAIYFTEAGLPWISFLTGILVAAVFAEAVRVSRSEWVVMRRTAQVSSLKDKLEHETTLRKKAEEKLTSDKARLQLLDETLLTMVALIDTEGHCRYHNRAFRDWLHLRPELIDGRHIREIFGAKAYADIATAVRQSLDGQPARYEHTQQMPNGAVYRLSVEQIPQFDEAGKVNGFYFLADDITARGDLHPPEKPAPGPDSTERKIPAAALARNEATVQELLIDAERITGQKEAGKRIMVAIQKGEFRLYCQLISPLPANSGKAEHYEILIRLMEEEEGMLPPGAFFPLAERHGLMPFLDRWVVQHVLEWASSINQQQLRRKDSIYFINVAAATIGDPDFPDFLQTTLLEYGIPGSVLCFEVPESELASRGASAVEFIQRVRRCGCRVALSGFGRDAVPFERIRGFQVEFLKIDGSIILNMLRDPTDLAKVVSIEQVAKKIGVKTVAELVESEELIAKLRSIGVDFAQGFGISRPRSLSE, from the coding sequence ATGCGGGGTCGCGAATTATTCCGTGCCGTTCAATGGTATATCGTAGCGGCAGCCGTCACTGCCACCGCAGCGGCGCTGGTCTTCGCCATCTATTTCACCGAAGCCGGCCTGCCGTGGATATCCTTCCTGACCGGAATCCTCGTGGCTGCCGTATTTGCCGAGGCGGTCCGGGTATCGCGCTCCGAATGGGTCGTGATGCGCCGCACGGCGCAAGTTTCCTCCCTGAAAGACAAGCTCGAACATGAAACGACTCTGCGCAAGAAGGCAGAGGAGAAACTCACCTCCGACAAAGCGCGTCTACAGCTACTCGACGAAACGTTGCTGACCATGGTTGCCCTGATAGATACGGAAGGGCATTGCCGCTACCACAATCGCGCCTTTCGGGACTGGCTGCACCTGAGGCCTGAACTGATCGACGGCAGGCATATTCGCGAAATATTCGGTGCCAAGGCCTACGCAGATATTGCGACTGCGGTCCGGCAGTCCCTGGATGGACAGCCCGCACGTTATGAACACACGCAGCAAATGCCCAATGGCGCCGTCTATCGCTTGTCGGTGGAACAGATTCCTCAATTTGACGAAGCCGGCAAGGTCAACGGATTCTATTTCCTGGCCGACGACATTACCGCGCGAGGCGACCTGCATCCGCCGGAAAAACCGGCTCCCGGCCCGGACTCGACCGAAAGGAAGATTCCCGCAGCAGCCTTGGCCCGGAACGAAGCAACCGTCCAGGAACTGCTCATCGATGCCGAGCGGATTACCGGACAAAAGGAAGCCGGCAAGCGGATCATGGTGGCGATCCAGAAAGGTGAATTCCGCCTCTATTGCCAACTGATCTCTCCTCTACCAGCCAATTCCGGCAAGGCGGAACATTACGAGATACTGATCCGGTTGATGGAAGAAGAGGAAGGCATGCTGCCGCCTGGCGCCTTCTTCCCTTTGGCCGAGCGGCATGGGCTGATGCCCTTTCTGGATCGCTGGGTGGTGCAGCATGTGCTGGAATGGGCTTCCAGCATCAACCAGCAGCAGCTTCGTCGTAAAGATTCAATATATTTCATCAACGTGGCGGCTGCCACGATCGGCGATCCGGATTTCCCGGATTTCCTGCAGACGACCCTGCTGGAGTACGGAATACCGGGCTCAGTCCTGTGCTTCGAGGTGCCCGAGTCGGAGCTTGCCTCCAGAGGTGCGAGCGCCGTCGAATTCATCCAGCGGGTGAGACGATGCGGCTGCCGTGTCGCTCTGAGCGGTTTCGGCAGGGATGCAGTTCCATTCGAGCGGATACGCGGTTTCCAGGTGGAGTTCCTGAAGATCGACGGCAGCATCATTCTCAACATGCTCAGGGATCCAACGGACCTCGCCAAGGTGGTTTCCATAGAACAAGTGGCAAAAAAGATCGGGGTCAAAACCGTTGCGGAACTGGTGGAGAGTGAGGAACTCATTGCAAAGCTGAGAAGCATCGGTGTCGATTTCGCCCAAGGCTTCGGCATCTCGCGGCCTCGCAGCCTGTCAGAGTGA
- a CDS encoding UvrD-helicase domain-containing protein produces MLSKLNAVQREAASYLDGPLLVLAGAGSGKTRVITHKIAYLVQECGYAARNIAAITFTNKAANEMRERVGTLLPGKDAKGLVVSTFHSLGMNILRAEAGLLGYKPQFSILDSSDSWKILGELTNSGDKQEIRDLQTQISNWKSAFVSPMQAEEQGGNDVEKVQARVYARYQETLRAYQAVDFDDLIHLPVVLFREHPEALERWQHRLHYLLIDEYQDTNDCQYQLTRLLAGKREQFTAVGDDDQAIYAWRGASVENLHNLSNDYPRLRVIKLEQNYRSSQRILTVANHLINHNTKVFEKKLWSDHGIGDPIRIYAARDEDQEAESVVMRLMAHKFEHRTRFADYAILYRSNHLSRAFEEQLRAQRVPYTVSGGTSFFDKAEIKDITSYLRLIANPDDDPAFIRAITTPKRGIGNSTLEKLGSYAGKRKISLFEAAFESPMADELPPRQYEDLMLFCRFISRIEERADKDPCGELLDELLRAINYETWLYDSHESRQADAKWKNVQDFIDWLKRKAEQDEKSLIAMVQTIALINMLDGKNEEQDAVSLSTLHASKGLEFPHVFIIGAEEDILPFRDSDEKGIEEERRLMYVGVTRAQRSLQISYCNRRKRGKDWFACEPSRFIEEMPEDELQYAGGHKEAAPTVTKEEGKNKLANLKAMLNREGTT; encoded by the coding sequence ATGTTAAGCAAACTCAATGCAGTCCAGCGCGAAGCCGCGTCCTACCTTGACGGCCCCTTGCTGGTGCTGGCGGGGGCGGGCAGCGGCAAGACGCGCGTCATCACCCACAAGATCGCTTACCTGGTGCAGGAGTGCGGTTATGCGGCACGCAATATTGCGGCCATCACCTTCACCAATAAGGCGGCCAACGAGATGCGCGAGCGCGTCGGCACGCTGCTGCCGGGTAAGGACGCCAAGGGGCTGGTGGTGAGTACCTTCCACTCGCTGGGCATGAACATCCTGCGCGCCGAGGCCGGGCTGCTGGGCTACAAGCCGCAGTTCTCCATCCTCGATTCCAGCGACAGCTGGAAGATACTCGGCGAGCTGACCAATTCCGGCGACAAGCAGGAGATACGGGACCTGCAGACGCAGATCTCGAACTGGAAATCGGCCTTCGTCTCGCCGATGCAGGCGGAGGAGCAGGGCGGGAACGACGTGGAGAAGGTGCAGGCGCGCGTCTACGCCCGCTACCAGGAGACGTTGCGCGCCTACCAGGCGGTGGACTTCGACGACCTGATCCACCTGCCGGTGGTCCTGTTCCGCGAGCATCCGGAGGCGCTGGAGCGCTGGCAGCACCGGCTGCACTACCTGCTGATCGACGAATATCAGGACACCAATGACTGCCAGTACCAGTTGACCCGGCTTCTGGCCGGCAAGCGCGAGCAGTTCACCGCGGTGGGCGACGACGATCAGGCGATCTATGCCTGGCGCGGCGCCAGCGTGGAGAATCTGCACAACCTGAGCAACGACTACCCCAGGCTGCGTGTGATCAAGCTGGAGCAGAACTACCGCTCGTCCCAGCGCATCCTCACGGTGGCCAATCACCTGATCAACCACAACACCAAGGTGTTCGAAAAGAAGCTGTGGAGTGACCACGGCATCGGCGATCCGATCCGGATCTACGCGGCGCGCGACGAGGACCAGGAGGCCGAGAGCGTGGTGATGAGGCTGATGGCGCACAAGTTCGAGCACCGCACGCGCTTCGCCGACTACGCCATCCTGTACCGCAGCAACCACCTGTCGCGAGCGTTCGAGGAGCAGCTGCGCGCCCAGCGCGTGCCTTACACGGTCAGCGGCGGCACCTCGTTTTTCGACAAGGCTGAGATCAAGGACATCACCTCCTACCTGCGGTTGATCGCCAACCCGGACGACGATCCTGCCTTCATCCGCGCGATCACCACGCCCAAACGCGGCATCGGCAACAGCACGCTGGAGAAGCTCGGCAGCTACGCCGGGAAGCGCAAGATCAGCCTGTTCGAGGCGGCGTTCGAGTCGCCCATGGCCGACGAACTGCCGCCTCGCCAGTACGAGGACCTGATGCTGTTCTGCCGTTTCATCAGCCGCATCGAGGAACGCGCCGACAAGGACCCGTGCGGCGAACTGCTGGACGAACTGCTGCGCGCGATCAACTACGAAACCTGGCTGTACGACTCGCACGAGTCGCGGCAGGCCGACGCCAAGTGGAAGAACGTGCAGGACTTCATCGACTGGCTCAAGCGCAAGGCCGAACAGGACGAGAAGTCCCTGATCGCCATGGTGCAGACCATCGCCCTGATCAACATGCTGGACGGGAAGAACGAGGAGCAGGATGCGGTCTCGCTTTCCACGCTGCATGCCTCGAAGGGGCTGGAGTTCCCGCACGTGTTCATCATCGGTGCGGAGGAGGACATCCTGCCGTTCCGAGACAGCGACGAGAAGGGCATCGAGGAGGAGCGCCGGTTGATGTACGTCGGTGTCACGCGCGCCCAGCGCAGCCTGCAGATCAGCTACTGCAACCGCCGCAAGCGCGGCAAGGACTGGTTCGCCTGCGAGCCTAGCCGCTTCATCGAGGAGATGCCGGAAGACGAGCTGCAGTATGCCGGCGGCCACAAGGAGGCCGCGCCGACCGTCACCAAGGAAGAGGGCAAGAACAAGCTTGCCAACCTGAAAGCCATGCTGAACCGCGAAGGAACGACTTAA
- a CDS encoding 23S rRNA (adenine(2030)-N(6))-methyltransferase RlmJ gives MLSYRHAFHAGNHADVLKHFVEVQLLRYLEQKDKPFWYIDTHAGAGCYALDTGYATQNAEFESGIARLWQRDDLPAPLAEYVELVKRINPDGQMKLYPGSPLVALELLREQDRMRLFELHPTDSDILQENFAGYGTQVLMQTADGFGALKALLPPPPRRALVLIDPPYEDKQDYKRVVTALQEGLKRFANGVYAVWYPQLQRAEAKQLPEQLKQLPVKSWLHVALSVQAPGEDGFGMHGSGMFVLNPPWTLYGVLQEVMPYLVKHLAQDAQADFILEHHESSL, from the coding sequence ATGCTGAGCTATCGCCACGCTTTTCACGCCGGCAACCATGCCGACGTTCTGAAACACTTCGTCGAGGTGCAGTTGCTGCGCTATCTGGAACAGAAGGACAAGCCGTTCTGGTACATCGACACCCATGCGGGGGCCGGTTGCTACGCGCTGGACACCGGCTATGCAACGCAGAACGCCGAGTTCGAGAGCGGCATCGCGCGGCTGTGGCAGCGCGACGACCTGCCCGCGCCGCTGGCCGAATACGTCGAACTGGTGAAGCGCATCAACCCAGACGGCCAGATGAAGCTGTATCCCGGCTCGCCGCTGGTCGCACTCGAACTGTTGCGCGAGCAGGACCGGATGCGGCTGTTCGAGCTGCACCCGACCGACAGCGATATCCTGCAGGAGAACTTTGCCGGATACGGCACGCAGGTGCTGATGCAGACCGCCGACGGCTTCGGAGCACTGAAGGCCTTGCTGCCACCTCCGCCGCGCCGCGCGCTGGTGCTGATCGACCCGCCCTACGAGGACAAGCAGGACTACAAGCGCGTGGTGACGGCCTTGCAGGAAGGACTGAAGCGTTTCGCCAACGGCGTGTATGCGGTGTGGTATCCGCAGCTGCAGCGTGCCGAGGCGAAACAGTTGCCGGAGCAACTCAAGCAACTGCCGGTGAAGAGCTGGCTGCATGTCGCGCTCAGCGTGCAGGCTCCCGGCGAGGACGGTTTCGGCATGCACGGCAGCGGCATGTTCGTGCTCAATCCGCCGTGGACGCTGTACGGGGTATTGCAGGAGGTGATGCCCTATCTGGTCAAGCACTTGGCGCAGGATGCTCAGGCCGATTTCATCCTTGAGCACCATGAATCCAGCCTATAA
- a CDS encoding uracil-DNA glycosylase has translation MTTFTTDCRSCPRLAEFLDQVRIEQPTYHALPVSSFGAAGSPFLIVGLAPGMHGANRTGRPFTGDYAGNLLYGTLHKYGFASAAEPLDAAGNANSALHLKGCRITNAVRCLPPQNKPEPSEIRNCNGYLAGELAALPQGAAVMALGTIAHQAVLTALGLRKSSFAFAHGARHELPGDLTLYDSYHCSRYNTQTRRLTTEMFEAVVGDIAKHLER, from the coding sequence ATGACGACGTTTACCACGGATTGCCGCAGTTGCCCGCGCCTGGCCGAATTTCTGGATCAGGTGCGCATCGAGCAACCGACCTATCACGCACTGCCAGTGAGTTCGTTCGGCGCGGCCGGAAGCCCGTTCCTCATCGTCGGGCTGGCGCCGGGCATGCACGGAGCGAACCGCACCGGACGGCCGTTCACCGGCGACTATGCGGGCAACCTGCTGTACGGCACGCTGCATAAATACGGCTTTGCCAGCGCTGCCGAGCCGCTGGATGCGGCGGGAAATGCCAACTCCGCCCTGCATCTGAAGGGTTGCCGCATCACCAACGCGGTGCGCTGCCTGCCGCCGCAGAACAAGCCGGAACCTTCCGAGATCCGCAACTGCAACGGCTATCTGGCGGGCGAACTGGCGGCGTTGCCTCAAGGCGCGGCGGTCATGGCGCTCGGGACGATCGCGCACCAGGCGGTGCTGACGGCCCTGGGGCTGCGCAAGAGCAGCTTCGCCTTTGCGCACGGAGCGCGCCATGAACTGCCGGGCGATTTGACGCTCTATGATAGTTACCATTGCAGCCGTTATAACACCCAGACCCGGCGACTGACCACGGAGATGTTCGAGGCGGTCGTCGGCGATATCGCGAAACATCTTGAGCGCTGA
- the uvrC gene encoding excinuclease ABC subunit UvrC: MSAEKFDPKSVLDSLPLLPGVYRYYDSKGDVLYVGKAKQLKKRVSSYFQKTNISPRIRLMVSHIARIETTVTRSEAEALLLENNLIKSLRPRYNILFRDDKSYPYIVLTGHEFPRLTYYRGAPNRQHQYFGPYPNAYAAKESMQLLQKVFRIRTCEDSVFSNRTRPCLLHQIGRCTAPCVKLVSEEDYRADIRNAVLLLQGKQQEVEQAMRAAMEQAAEQQHYEQAAVLRDQLRALYTVQQKQFVESTGSATDADIIALAQQDGLTCVNLAMVRGGRHLGDKSFFPEHAEDMEADEIVQAFIAQHYLNRSVPPLIVLAAEFHDEALAQLLSEQAGRTVRISTASSGERKQWLEMGQRNALLALQQRLMQQGGQKLRLERLRELLDMPELQRIECFDISHTMGEATVASCVVYENLDMRSSQYRRYNITGITPGDDYAAMRQALTRRYQKLAEGEGARPDLVLIDGGLGQLHIAMEVMQELGLTDLALIGVAKGEERKAGLEQLISPDGTAQQLRSDEPALHLIQQVRDEAHRFAITGHRAKRGKARTASSLEEISGVGDKRRRSLLTHFGGLREVAQASVEQLCQVEGISKALAEKIYQQLH; the protein is encoded by the coding sequence TTGAGCGCTGAAAAATTCGATCCCAAATCGGTACTCGACAGCCTGCCGTTGCTGCCGGGCGTCTATCGCTATTACGACAGCAAGGGCGACGTGCTGTATGTCGGCAAGGCTAAGCAGCTCAAGAAACGCGTCTCGTCCTACTTCCAGAAGACCAATATCTCGCCGCGCATCCGCCTGATGGTGTCGCACATCGCGCGCATCGAGACCACCGTGACGCGCTCCGAAGCCGAGGCGTTGCTGCTGGAAAATAACCTGATCAAGTCGCTAAGACCTCGCTATAACATATTGTTCCGGGACGACAAGTCCTATCCATACATCGTGCTGACCGGACACGAGTTCCCGCGCCTGACGTATTACCGCGGCGCGCCCAACCGCCAGCACCAGTACTTCGGTCCCTACCCGAATGCCTATGCGGCCAAGGAAAGTATGCAGCTGCTACAGAAGGTCTTCCGCATCCGCACCTGCGAGGACAGCGTGTTCAGCAACCGCACTCGTCCCTGCCTGCTGCACCAGATTGGGCGCTGCACCGCGCCCTGCGTGAAGCTGGTCTCCGAGGAGGATTACCGGGCCGACATCCGCAACGCGGTGCTGTTGCTGCAGGGCAAGCAACAGGAGGTCGAGCAGGCCATGCGTGCCGCGATGGAACAGGCGGCGGAACAACAGCACTACGAACAGGCGGCCGTGCTGCGCGACCAGTTGCGTGCCTTATACACCGTCCAGCAGAAGCAGTTCGTCGAATCCACCGGCAGCGCCACCGATGCTGACATTATCGCGCTGGCGCAGCAGGACGGCCTGACCTGCGTGAACCTCGCCATGGTACGGGGCGGGCGGCATCTGGGCGACAAGAGCTTCTTCCCGGAGCACGCCGAAGACATGGAAGCGGACGAGATCGTGCAGGCCTTCATCGCGCAGCACTATCTGAACCGCAGCGTGCCGCCGCTGATCGTGCTGGCGGCGGAGTTCCATGACGAGGCGCTGGCGCAATTGCTCAGCGAGCAGGCGGGACGCACGGTGCGGATCAGTACGGCCTCCAGCGGCGAGCGCAAGCAATGGCTGGAGATGGGGCAGCGCAACGCGCTGCTGGCGTTGCAGCAGCGGCTGATGCAGCAAGGCGGGCAGAAGCTGCGGCTGGAGCGGCTGCGCGAACTGCTGGACATGCCGGAGTTGCAGCGTATCGAGTGTTTCGACATCAGCCACACCATGGGCGAGGCGACCGTCGCCTCCTGTGTGGTGTACGAAAACCTCGATATGCGTTCGTCGCAGTACCGCCGCTACAACATCACCGGCATCACCCCGGGCGACGACTATGCGGCGATGCGCCAGGCGCTGACGCGCCGTTACCAGAAACTCGCCGAAGGGGAGGGCGCTCGGCCCGACCTGGTGCTGATCGACGGCGGCCTGGGGCAGTTGCACATCGCGATGGAAGTGATGCAGGAACTGGGCCTGACCGACCTGGCTTTGATCGGGGTCGCCAAGGGCGAGGAGCGCAAGGCCGGGCTGGAGCAGCTGATATCCCCGGACGGCACGGCCCAGCAGCTGCGCAGCGACGAACCCGCGCTGCATTTGATCCAGCAGGTCCGCGACGAGGCCCACCGCTTCGCCATCACCGGACACCGCGCAAAAAGAGGCAAGGCGCGCACTGCTTCCAGCCTGGAAGAGATCAGCGGGGTAGGGGACAAGCGCCGGCGCAGCCTGCTGACCCACTTCGGCGGCTTGCGCGAGGTGGCGCAGGCTAGCGTCGAACAGCTGTGCCAAGTCGAAGGAATCAGCAAAGCGCTTGCCGAGAAGATTTACCAGCAGCTACACTGA
- the pgsA gene encoding CDP-diacylglycerol--glycerol-3-phosphate 3-phosphatidyltransferase codes for MFSNIPNLLTWLRILLIPVFVSVFYLSDNTLSPQLKNLISTLVFLLAAATDWLDGYLARRLNQSSAFGAFLDPVADKLMVAAALIVLVKLGRADAIIAFIIIGREITISALREWMAKLGESKSVAVSMLGKIKTTFQMIAILLLLYHDRLLGIDCQVIGALLLYLAALLTLWSMGYYLMLASPQLKKSHN; via the coding sequence ATGTTCAGCAATATCCCCAATCTGCTTACCTGGCTCAGAATCCTGCTCATCCCGGTGTTCGTTTCGGTGTTCTATCTATCCGACAACACGCTGAGCCCGCAACTGAAGAACCTCATCAGCACCCTGGTATTCCTGCTGGCGGCGGCGACCGACTGGCTGGACGGTTACCTGGCGCGCCGACTGAACCAGTCTTCCGCCTTTGGGGCGTTCCTCGACCCCGTGGCCGACAAGCTGATGGTGGCGGCGGCGCTGATCGTGCTGGTCAAGCTGGGGCGCGCCGATGCGATCATCGCCTTCATCATCATCGGGCGCGAGATCACCATCTCGGCGTTGCGCGAATGGATGGCCAAGCTCGGCGAGAGCAAGAGTGTGGCCGTCTCGATGCTGGGCAAGATCAAGACCACCTTCCAGATGATCGCGATCCTGCTGTTGCTGTATCACGACCGGTTGCTTGGCATCGATTGCCAGGTGATCGGGGCGCTGCTGTTGTACCTCGCCGCACTGCTGACGCTGTGGTCGATGGGCTACTACCTGATGCTGGCTTCTCCGCAGTTGAAAAAATCTCACAACTGA